One segment of Kwoniella pini CBS 10737 chromosome 9, complete sequence DNA contains the following:
- a CDS encoding mannose-6-phosphate isomerase, class I, protein MVKSIFKLSPGVQSYDWGKKGSASLAAQFGKSSVEGFEVDEEKTYAELWMGTHPTLPSKLNDSTLLSDYIKSDNSLVGEKVIKKFEGSEQGNLPFLFKVLSIGTALSIQAHPDKKLARKLFDERPEVYKDPNHKPEMAIALSPFLAFLNFLPLPVLLLNLLVVPELQPIIPSDLVTKLGASLTLPTTPSPDPFLYQPIVTPPTDEQKAILKQIFNALMSADKDTFTAAIRSLVKRYKEGQDIHESERGLVDLTLMLNDQYPDDIGILCVFFLNVVEMKKGEAAFLEANSPHAYIKGDIIECMATSDNVVRAGLTPKLRDVPTLIEMLTYESGPGNKQLLKPITFGDKDDASKLYDPPIAEFSVIKVELSSGGKTSHRKIEGPSIAIITQGKGSVSLQDDKVDFSRGEVIFIGADHEVTWEATEDLEIFRAYVEAS, encoded by the exons ATGGTCAAATCGATATTCAAGCTCTCGCCTGGTGTGCAATCGTACGACTGGGGGAAGAAAGGTTCAGCTTCTTTGGCTGCGCAATTTGGCAAGTCCAGTGTGGAAGGGTTCGAGGTAGATGAGGAAAAGACATATGCCGAG CTATGGATGGGTACACATCCAACCTTACCATCAAAATTGAACGACTCTACATTACTTTCCGACTACATCAAATCCGATAATAGTCTAGTGGGAGAGAAAGTGATCAAGAAGTTTGAGGGCTCTGAACAAGGTAATCTGCCTTTCTTGTTCAAGGTATTGAGTATAGGTACAGCCCTTAGTATTCAAGCTCATCCTGACAAGAAATTGGCGAGGAAATTGTTTGATGAAAGGCCAGAGGTTTACAAAG ACCCTAATCATAAGCCTGAAATGGCTATCGCTCTGTCACCTTTCCTCGCATTTCTCAACTTCCTACCTCTACCGGTCCTTCTCCTCAACCTTCTAGTTGTACCTGAATTACAACCTATCATCCCATCAGACCTTGTCACTAAATTGGGCGCATCTCTGACCCTGCCAACAACACCGTCTCCCGATCCCTTCCTGTATCAACCCATTGTCACACCGCCTACTGACGAACAAAAGGCTATCCTCAAGCAGATCTTCAATGCTCTTATGTCTGCCGATAAAGACACATTCACTGCTGCCATCAGATCGTTAGTCAAAAGATACAAGGAGGGACAGGATATACACGAAAGTGAAAGAGGATTAGTGGATTTGACACTGATGCTCAATGATCAATATCCTGATGATATCGGCATACTGTgtgtcttcttcttgaatgTTGtagagatgaagaagggaGAAGCTGCGTTTTTGGAAGCCAATTCACCTCATGCGTATATCAAAGGAG ACATTATCGAATGCATGGCTACTTCGGATAATGTTGTCCGAGCAGGTCTTACTCCTAAATTACGAGATGTCCCAACTCTGATTGAAATGTTGACCTACGAATCAGGACCAGGCAACAAGCAATTACTTAAACCGATAACTTTTggtgataaagatgatgctTCCAAACTATACGATCCACCAATTGCTGAATTCTCAGTTATCAAGGTCGAATTATCATCTGGCGGTAAAACTTCTCACAGGAAGATTGAAGGACCCTCAATTGCCATAATTACTCAAGGAAAAGGCTCTGTATCTTTACAAGACGATAAGGTAGATTTCAGTAGAGGTGAAGTCATCTTCATTGGCGCTGATCACGAAGTCACTTGGGAAGCGACAGAAGACTTGGAGATATTTAGAGCATATGTTGAGGCTTCGTAG
- a CDS encoding tRNA (5-methylaminomethyl-2-thiouridylate)-methyltransferase, giving the protein MTFAAVTMLRSAGSYHSICSFSTAGPSKIAARYIPRKRLCSPERPKRPFSTLSKKQVNDLVPSLDQLGIQSGDNVTVAVSGGVDSATTLRILCELPINLDVIFMRNWDPILSETNFSSSPTSFSLSYTGTKANSLTSTCQWEKDWNDVQAITNSIGISKEKVKLVDLSKEYWSRVFEPSINVWENGGTPNPDVDCNREIKFGALMEYLPKSPRHFLATGHYGRVDHTPSLPIKATLLRAKDQSKDQTYYLSQMNEYQLGRTILPLGGMTKTTVRQLANYWNLPNANKEESMGVCFIGERGKFGDFISQYTSPPSSQGHLISPSGEVLGHHKGLWYYTIGQRAKIPNQLQPMFVAKKGVGENKQDILVVPGHDHPLLQCSGVITNKFHWIHGSYPSDLIDQANDKINIQVRHRMKPVPARVRKAENGGGVFIEFKEPLSGVSPGQVAAIWYDDWCLGSGVIRDTICLG; this is encoded by the exons ATGACATTCGCGGCCGTTACCATGCTGCGATCCGCTGGATCGTATCATTCGATCTGCTCTTTCTCCACAGCAGGACCTTCAAAAATCGCCGCTAGATACATACCACGAAAGCGACTTTGCTCACCAGAAAGACCGAAAAGACCGTTCTCTACTTTGAGTAAAAAGCAGGTAAATGATCTCGTGCCTAGCTTGGATCAGCTTGGGATACAGTCCGGAGACAATG TCACAGTAGCAGTATCAGGAGGTGTAGACTCAGCAACGACTTTACGTATACTGTGTGAACTT CCTATCAATCTAGATGTTATATTCATGCGAAATTGGGATCCAATATTATCCGAAACGAACTTTAGTAGTTCACCTACATCCTTCTCATTATCCTATACCGGAACGAAGGCAAATAGTCTCACATCAACATGTCAATGGGAGAAAGATTGGAATGATGTGCAAGCTATAACGAACTCGATTGGCATATCGAAGGAAAAAGTAAAGTTGGTTGACCTCAGTAAAGAATATTGGAGTAGGGTATTTGAACCTTCTATCAATGTTTGGGAGAATGGAGGGACCCCTAATCCGGACGTAGATTGTAATAG agaaatcaaattcgGAGCTTTGATGGAATATCTACCCAAATCTCCACGACATTTCTTGGCTACAGGTCATTATGGTCGAGTAGACCACACGCCGTCTCTACCAATCAAAGCTACATTACTGAGAGCAAAAGATCAAAGCAAAGATCAGACATACTACTTGTCTcaaatgaatgaatatCAACTTGGCCGA ACTATCCTACCTCTTGGTGGAATGACCAAAACGACAGTCCGACAATTAGCCaattattggaatttgCCTAATGCTAATAAAGAGGAATCGATGGGTGTATGCTTCATTGGGGAAAGAGGGAAATTTGGTGATTTCATAT CTCAATACacttctcctccttcttcccaAGGGCACCTCATCTCACCTTCAGGAGAGGTACTGGGACATCATAAGGGATTATGGTATTACACAATCGGTCAAAGAGCCAAAATAccaaatcaacttcaaccAATGTTCGTAGCTAAAAAAGGAGTTGGAGAGAATAAACAAGATATTTTGGTCGTACCTGGACA TGATCATCCCCTTTTACAGTGTTCAGGAGTGATCACAAACAAATTTCATTGGATTCATGGATCATACCCTTCCGACCTAATCGATCAAGCGAACgataaaattaatatacAAGTCAGACATCGAATGAAACCAGTTCCCGCCAGAGTGAGGAAAGCGGAAAATGGAGGAGG CGTGTTCATCGAATTCAAGGAGCCCTTGTCAGGTGTTTCACCAGGTCAAGTTGCTGCGATATGGTATGATGATTGGTGTCTAGGCAGCGGAGTAATCAGAGATACCATTTGTCTTGGGTGA
- a CDS encoding phosphomevalonate kinase — translation MFSSRRTIISSPGKVLLAGGYLVLEPAFSGLVVATSSRFYSSVSHLSSASSSTSSSSAATITVRAGQFPREQSEWVYSLSVNDNAIHLEQTNGDKVGSNKFIHITLLQTLRVSYERIVAETGRSGHEAAQELIIRMTNGGQSRGLDIVVLADNDFYSQREQLSALSLPAKIASLSSIQPFTSLPRPIAQTNKTGLGSSAALVTSLVASLLSHLDVVSLPTGNPAASTTSNLGLVHSVAQFIHCLAQGKVGSGFDVSSAVYGTHVYTRFSPSILTPLMQNAIDQIPISGDATLLPVLDPSKWDQDNRSFRLPKGLRLILADVDAGTDTPSFVGKVLKWRKENPQVSDDLWKGLDQANMRLESLLTDMVGREGEGDYDETIRCIGERTIKDLKENPTAVLIDEIRTTLFTIRGFQRKMSELSGVLIEPPEQTKLIDACCELPGVVGGGVPGAGGYDALFLLIVDSPSVVARVDDLWSNWQEMSVCPLLAKQSDGGLRVEDVNAVKGLEQALTR, via the exons ATGTTCAGTTCCAGGCGGACCATCATCTCCTCGCCAGGAAAGGTACTTTTAGCTGGAGGCTATCTGGTCTTGGAACCTGCATTTTCAGGCTTGGTAGTGGCAACTTCATCTCGATTCTACTCTAGCGTCTCTCATCTTTCATCCGCCTCCTCTTCGACGTCTTCATCGAGCGCAGCTACCATCACCGTAAGAGCTGGTCAATTCCCGCGAGAGCAATCAGAATGGGTGTACTCTTTATCGGTCAATGACAACGCTATACATCTTGAACAGACCAACGGAGATAAGGTTGGAAGCAACAAATTCATACACATAACCCTACTCCAAACCCTCAGAGTATCTTACGAGCGAATAGTCGCGGAGACAGGGAGAAGCGGTCACGAAGCTGCGCAGGAGTTGATAATAAGGATGACGAACGGTGGACAATCAAGGGGACTGGATATTGTGGTTCTAGCGGACAACGATTTCTATTCTCAGAGAGAGCAG CTGTCGGCATTGTCACTTCCCGCGAAGATCGCTTCCCTTTCATCGATTCAACCGTTCACTTCTCTTCCTCGTCCTATAGCGCAGACCAACAAGACTGGTCTGGGATCCTCGGCTGCCCTAGTCACATCACTTGTCGCATCTCTCCTATCGCACCTGGACGTAGTGTCCTTACCTACTGGTAACCCCGCCGCTTCGACAACTTCGAATCTTGGTCTCGTCCATTCTGTCGCTCAATTCATACATTGTTTGGCTCAAGGCAAAGTTGGTTCAGGCTTCGACGTCTCTTCAGCAGTGTACGGTACCCACGTATACACACGTTTCTCGCCATCTATCCTCACACCCTTGATGCAGAATGCTATCGATCAAATCCCTATATCCGGTGACGCCACGCTCTTACCCGTTTTAGATCCGTCTAAATGGGATCAAGACAATCGATCATTCAGGCTACCCAAAGGCTTACGTCTAATCCTGGCTGACGTTGACGCGGGCACTGACACACCCTCATTCGTTGGCAAGGTGCTGAAATGGAGGAAAGAGAACCCACAAGTGTCGGATGATTTATGGAAAGGCTTAGATCAGGCTAATATGCGACTGGAAAGTCTTCTAACGGATATGGTGGGTAGAGAGGGAGAAGGTGACTACGACGAGACGATTCGATGTATAGGAGAGAGAACCATCAAGGAC CTCAAGGAGAACCCCACAGCAGTCCTAATTGACGAAATACGGACAACCCTCTTC ACCATACGAGGATTTCAGAGAAAGATGTCAGAACTATCGGGTGTACTCATAGAGCCACCTGAACAGACAAAGTTGATAGACGCTTGTTGTGAATTACCAGGTGTGGTCGGCGGAGGAGTTCCAGGGG CGGGTGGATACGATGCTCTCTTCCTGCTTATTGTCGACTCTCCCTCTGTGGTCGCCCGAGTTGACGATCTATGGTCGAACTGGCAGGAAATGAGTGTATGTCCCTTGTTAGCCAAGCAGAGTGACGGAGGATTACGGGTAGAAGACGTCAACGCGGTCAAGGGACTCGAACAAGCTTTGACGAGGTAG